The genomic DNA caacagataaatttaacaacattaaaacttgctCACACGTAACACTTGCACACAGACCAGGTAGACTGTAAGGATTTAACCAGAACTTTACACTCATTCAGTGGAACAAGGGCTTGAAGTTTATGTTCAGATTGTAATTTATTCAAAGCATCAGgtgcagaaaacctaaatgttttCTCGCCCAATTCATATTGTACTTTGGGGACGACAAACTGCAGAGTATCCACAGATCAGCGATAGtgacttccatgtttccttgttaaaagacaagacaaataggAAGGAATGATACCCAGAatggttctgtaaataaacacaaaccaaTGACAGAGATGTCGGGCACTTAAAGATGTCCAGTTAACTTTAGAATAGAGCTCACAATGGTGAGTAAGTGGACCACATCTGATAATGAAGCTCAGTTCCCCATGGTACACACTATCCAGCATGCTAAGACAATTAACAGAAGCCTTCATATACAACACATCTCCACGGTCAATAACAGGCAAAAAGGTTGTTTCTACCAATTTCTGTTTCACACAAAGGAAAAGCAAGActtgtttctgtaataaaatcctaataagagtttcaagtttttttttaccatatacTGAATGTGCTCCATAAAAGACAAGTGGTCATCAATTAAAAATCCTAGATACTTAAAAGTAGATACCAACTCTATTTGTTGACCATTTCTTGTAAAAAAATTTCCAGACAGTGCTGATCTGGCAGTTTTTGAAGTTGTAAAGaacatacattttgttttgtctgcatttaaaacaagttgCAGATGACAAAGTTGTTCCTGTACTCAGTCAAACGCAAGCAGTAAACACTGAAAGGCCTCAGCAGGAGTGCAACTTGTCCTAAAAGCTTCAGAAGAATAAATGTAACAAATTATTGCTGTCCTTCTGGAGAATGGTTAGCACGTTGAGGATATTTAATGTTCCCACTAGTATTAAAAACACGGTTTGCCTCTTTAAAGGCTTTAAAACTGCACAGTGTCtaagacagacacacatcacTAGGCGTCCTGCTGACCTCTATCTGCCTCTCGGTCCAGTCTAACCGACTCGATGGTCTCCGGTTCTCCTTCTCCTTGGTGCTGATCGGCGGTTGGCTCTTCGCTCTCGACGGTTTGCGGACAACAGCTGGTTTGCCATCATGGGAGCTGTCCTGGTGACCCGGCTCAGAACGAGGGGTGCGACGGCGGTGACGTCGTCGTGGTGCCGGGTTCACCGGCTCTCCATCAGAAGACGTAGTGTCAGCCGGCCCGTTGTCTGTCGCTGTGTCGTCTGAGGGTCCGCTGGTGTTCGGAGCCGCCGTCACCGAACCTCCGCTGTCGTCATTCACACCATTTTCTACAACTGGAGCttcaaaagacaaacacaagcgGAAGCACACAGGAAACAGTGCAGGTTAGAGTCACACAAGCAACACTATTCTCACTGACTGGGCTGGAGCAAATATGACAAGATTCATACTACAGTCCGATGAGTGCAAGAGTCATGAAACAGGACAGCTTCACAATTTCACAAATCTGATCTAAAATAATACCCAGTTGCTCATGTGACTATTAAGTCACTTGTTTCTTGTTCAAATAAGTCCTTCTGTGCATATGGGGCACCAATATTTTCCTACCTAATGCCATTTCAGTGTAAAAGCTGGGAGATATGATATACAGCCCACATTCTGTGCAAAATTATGTATCTAAAGTTATTATGGGCCTTCACCTGTCTGAATTGCAAACATCGAGTAGATATTGTTCAATGTTTTAGTCCTTTTCAGTACAAAATGTTTCCCTAGACAGTGTTTCTTTGTTGAGCTACAGTGGAGAGAGAAACACCAAGGGGAATATCTGGCAGTAAAATAGTTTGCAAATTTGCAGGATATTTAAGtgtgatccatccatccattatctatacagcacttaatcctcattagggtcacagtggggctggagtctatcccagctgacttagaataaaggcaggggacacctggacaggtaacagtctatcacagggctacacatagagacaaacaatcacactcacatccacacctacagacaatttagaattactgattaatagtagtagtagtagtagcatgtttttggactgtgggagaaagccagagaaaacccacgcatgcacagggagaacatgcaaactccatgcagaagatCCCGGGAAGGTCGGGACGCGAATCGGGGATGTACTTGGCGAAAGTGCTActcaccaatccactgtgcagccttgcaATATcaagatgcattttaaaaacatgtcagGTTCCCATTTTCTGCGCTGTGCTAACAACAAACTGGGATTTCCGGATTATTACGCAAACTAACATTCTCTGAAGGTTTACTGGGTTCAACTCCTGTCAGCGTTTTGTCTAATTCAGCATTTAACTCATGACATGAACTATCGCTTCAGCTTCTTTCAGCGTTCATTCTCATACTGTGAACTGTTTCTGGAATTGTGCTCGCACCGTCACATTTTTTCTCGGTTAAAAACCCATCATGTGTAAACTCTGAATGATGATTTTCCCCTCTCTAACCGGTGTTGTGCCAAAAAGTGATCCTCTGCCAGAAATGATTCTCGGCCGGTTACTACGTGTGTATAGCTGCTTTAATCTGGATCAAACAGTCtaaacatgcaaataaacacagcatCAACTATTAATTGATCTGTTGTAAGCTACTAAATGACgaatgcacagagagaacatgcacacgacatgcagaaagatccagggAAGGtcgggatgtgaaccagggatcttgtagttacaaggtgaaagtgctaaccaccaagccactgtgcagccctttaaGTGTGATAAATGTCAGAATATCCAATAAACCTTGAGACGCATGTTATACAGCATATGGGCTGTGGGTTTTGTTCTCTGTCTTTTAAACTAAGAGAATGATGATTATGAACATGGGTTTAATAATCAGTTCGATCAGGATGAATcaacacagacagagaaacatttGTCACATGATTCTGTTCAATGAAACTGAGGAGAGATGTCGTGCCTGAATGTATGTAAACTGCAAGTCATCTTAATAAAGTCTCTAAGCCTTTTATTTGCTGTAGTGAAGTTCAGAGCTGGTGTTGTGACACTGCCCTGTCTGAAATGCAGCCATGGAAGTGTTAGAAGAGGCGCAATATGTTCCTCAGTGAGTGAGCAGGAGAAAACAGTCCTACCTGACCACTGAACCTTCAGTCCAAATATTTATAGCATCAGTGTCTCCTGAGGTAAACCAGCCTCTGGTCTTCCTACTGTCACAGAGATGCTCACACAGGAGCACAAagaaacatttcctctgttagATTATTCCAAACTTTCCCTGGAAGCCAGACAGGAAAAGAAGAGATAGAAGAGCAAATACAAACGGGGCTGTCTGAAgcttaatatttcactttcaacTACCACCAAACAGAAAGCACAGCTCAACCTGACAGAAACGTCAGGACTTGCTAATAGGATTCATCCTGGAACGGACATAACAGCTGTGATTAGTCATTTAATTATtactgacagaaaattaattagTATCAGAAATTATTTCAATAAGTACTATTCTgagttagttttttgttttttcatgaaaaactacatttttcttGGTCTCTGATTTGAACATTTGCTCTTTTCAACAATTTATTACCTTTAGCATTATTGCTACTGTTTTTAtccttgttttattattgttgtaaagcaccttgtgattttgtatctgtgaaaggtattatataaataaattttacttacttacttttcCTGAGTGTATAATAATCGAACAGTCCAAAACCATATTCTGTTCACAAAGGCACCACCGTGGACTCTGTGATGAATGGTTTTACATTTTGGAATgaactgctgctgcacatcagACAGGCCTCCTCACTGTCAAATTTAAAAACCTTTCTTAAACCCCACctcttttctttggcttttCATGTCATCTAGGTTTGTTGGTCCCATGTGCACTATATTGTATCTGGGATGGGCAgtccagtctgtttagtctatttattgtttatgttttattgtgtattttgcttttagttctattttttttatctagTCCTATtgtttttaacttaattttattatttttgccttttgatcatgtttttactcCTCTGTACAGAACCTTGGTCAACTCTGgttgttttaaagtgctttataaataaatttgatttgatttggttTTCACTATGACAGTTTTCAGACAATacattaattcattaataaaGGAAATAATCTGCAACATATTTGCTAACAGACATAACTAAAAGTTGCAACCATACTTTGTATCAAAATGAACTGTAATCCATCAAATAGTTGTTgagaaaaatcaatcaaaatgacCAGTTTAAACATCACGAGGGCACAAGAAGCTCAGTTAGAAGACAATGAAGTTAGCAGGATTATGTTCTCGGGACCGTGAAtgtctgtaaataatgtcaaagcaattgtattgtattgtattagtAGTTGTTGAGATACTTCAGTGTGGACCTAAGAAGTGGACTGATTTACTCACAAACCGACATTGCCATCAATAGAGTCATGCCACTAACAACCTGACACAAATTCTGAGAGCCCAAAGAGATGTTGTCATGTTGCTTGCTTTGTCCAAACACCAAATACACTCCATTTAAGATGTTTAAAACGGAGAAAAGCAGCAATTCCTCATATTCTGGAATCTGGAACAAGCATATATCCTGCATTTCTgcatgaaaaaaagcaaaatttgtgTCCCAGCTAAAGGCTTATTGATGTATTTCAGCACATAAAGTCGTCTCCAGCTCTGTGATAATTCCAGTTTCCTCACCTGTGGTTGGTGCAGCGTCTACAACTGGAGCCTCTCCTGTTCCCACCTCAGTTTCTCCGTCTTCAGAAGGCGGTTTTGGTCCAGGACTGGTTTTCGTCTCCCACAACCTTTGTTTGACTTCTGAGGATGTGGCCGGcgggagagacagaggagcaACTTTGTTCCTGGTGAGCCTCGGTGTGGACCAGCCGCTGGAGTCCGAGCCGCTGTCCCAGCCCTCCCAGAACCAGGGCTTGTGGGAATGCTCCATCACCCGCCGGGTCAGACGGTACTTCAAAGAGTCTTCATAGCATTTAGAAAACGTCTCCCACTTGGGATCCCTGAACTTCTTCATATATTCTGTCCTGACTTTCTTGGTCACCATGGTCGTTGTTATTGCTTGGTCCTGATcactaaagaaaaacaataaaacactgaaatttcaaaacatttcaaaataaaaacacagcggTGGCCCAACAGTAGTCTGGACAAGAcaagaaaaattaaatgtttgtaaatacaattaaacacaTCTGTGATCATCATGGACAATTTCTGGTAAATTACTAACTACAGTGTGTTACTTGTTAGCTgatttaaaatcataaatagcaaatacagcagaaaaaagcAGGGCTGGTAGGTTGGAGCTGACCATGATAGGCTGGCCCACCTGCCAGTCATGCAAACTGGTCCCAAAAAGCCTGTAAGCCTTCCTGCTAAAAACCTTAAAGCCTTAGCATCTTAATAGAAAAATAATTGTCTTAGAGCAGATGAACATTCACGACCTCATCAATTTTTTGAACTTTCTCAGTTGGTTTTGAGTAGCTTCAGGCAGAAAAGCTTCACCTCTCAGGTCTGGTGAATGCGAGCCCTAAATGAACACTGGACACAACTGAGTCACATTCATTGGACAGTGttgcattttactgcagttCAAATGTCCCCTGTTCTTTAGCAGCCAACAGTTTGTATCTCGTCTAGTCAGTTGTGAAGtcagctttttttgtttcatattaGTAATATGCCTGCAGCTTATTGACAACTTCTTTAAATACTCATGTAAACCATCTCCTTTGTAAGTTCCTTTTTACAGGTCTCTCTTCTATTAATtagcattttgctgttttttttgtggccCCTTCATGTTTTTACTGCACTGTGTAAAACATTCTAATTTGCTATCATGTTTAAAATGTCTCGCCTCCTGATTTCATCTATAGTTGTTTTCCCAATTGCACAGACAGGgctgaataaatgaatatacAGCAGTTTAAACAAATACTCCATACTGATGCAATCTgataacattttataaaaaggTAAATGATTCATTGAAATAGATtccggaaaaaaaaaaaaaaaaaaaaaaaagtcggaAACTATTTTTCAGGGCTCTACCTGCAGTACGgcgctgtgtagaatggtctgactgcacctcaatATCATTCTGCTACAGAATAAACACTCTAgtatatttgtatttctttaaaataagcACAATAGTTGTAAGCAGGGCTAAGGACAGGATGCTGCAATGGTGTTCCCTCCAAATAGTGAtgggggaattgttttggtggaacatttgca from Amphiprion ocellaris isolate individual 3 ecotype Okinawa chromosome 4, ASM2253959v1, whole genome shotgun sequence includes the following:
- the ccsapa gene encoding centriole, cilia and spindle-associated protein, translating into MVTKKVRTEYMKKFRDPKWETFSKCYEDSLKYRLTRRVMEHSHKPWFWEGWDSGSDSSGWSTPRLTRNKVAPLSLPPATSSEVKQRLWETKTSPGPKPPSEDGETEVGTGEAPVVDAAPTTAPVVENGVNDDSGGSVTAAPNTSGPSDDTATDNGPADTTSSDGEPVNPAPRRRHRRRTPRSEPGHQDSSHDGKPAVVRKPSRAKSQPPISTKEKENRRPSSRLDWTERQIESHTSDACVQTRRESDKRSSNLDRRRARSADLEKMNRSQLTVVDDRWMTEYMRCFSARLR